A genome region from Euphorbia lathyris chromosome 4, ddEupLath1.1, whole genome shotgun sequence includes the following:
- the LOC136225438 gene encoding probable cinnamyl alcohol dehydrogenase: MQSIFYKEKQEMGNFENEKTVVGWAARDQSGILSPYTYSIRNTGAEDVLIKVICCGICHTDLHQVKNDLGMSHYPMVPGHEVVGKVVEVGSDVTNFRIGDVVGVGLLVGCCRNCKPCNSDIEQYCNKKIWSYNDVYTDGRPTQGGFAQSMVVHQKFVVKIPEGMDPKQAAPLLCAGITVYSPLSHFGLKKSGLRGGILGLGGVGHMGVKIAKAMGHHVTVISSSDKKRQEALEHLGADHYLVSSDSDKMQEAADSLDYVIDTVPVAHPLEAYLSLLKLDGKLVLLGAFNTPLQFVTPMVMLGRKSITGSFIGSMKETEEMLQFCKEKGLTSTIEVIKMDYVNKALERLEKNDVRYRFVVDVTGSKLQPSN; encoded by the exons ATGCAGAGTATTTTCTACAAGGAAAAACAAGAAATGGGTAactttgaaaatgagaaaaCAGTGGTTGGATGGGCAGCAAGAGACCAATCTGGAATCTTATCACCATACACATATTCCATCAG AAATACAGGAGCAGAAGATGTTCTGATTAAGGTTATTTGCTGTGGAATCTGTCATACtgatcttcatcaagtcaaaAATGATCTTGGCATGTCACACTATCCCATGGTTCCCGG GCATGAAGTGGTGGGGAAAGTAGTGGAGGTTGGATCAGATGTAACCAATTTCAGAATAGGAGATGTAGTTGGTGTTGGACTTTTGGTTGGATGTTGCAGAAATTGCAAACCTTGCAATTCAGACATTGAACAATATTGCAACAAGAAAATATGGTCTTACAATGATGTTTATACAGATGGCAGACCAACCCAAGGTGGCTTTGCCCAATCTATGGTGGTTCATCAAAA GTTTGTGGTGAAAATACCAGAAGGAATGGACCCAAAACAAGCAGCACCATTACTATGTGCAGGCATAACAGTATACAGCCCACTAAGCCACTTTGGGCTAAAAAAGAGTGGTTTAAGAGGAGGCAttttaggacttggaggtgtaGGCCATATGGGTGTTAAAATAGCTAAAGCAATGGGTCATCATGTCACTGTTATAAGTTCTTCAGACAAGAAAAGACAAGAAGCTTTAGAACATCTTGGAGCTGATCATTATTTAGTTAGTTCAGATTCAGATAAGATGCAAGAAGCTGCTGATTCACTTGATTATGTAATTGATACAGTGCCTGTTGCTCATCCTCTTGAGGCTTATCTTTCACTGTTGAAACTTGATGGGAAGTTGGTTTTGTTGGGTGCTTTTAATACTCCTCTCCAGTTTGTTACCCCTATGGTTATGCTTG GGAGAAAATCCATTACGGGGAGCTTCATAGGAAGCATGAAAGAAACAGAGGAAATGCTACAATTCTGCAAGGAAAAGGGATTAACATCCACAATTGAAGTTATTAAAATGGATTATGTTAACAAAGCTCTCGAAAGGCTCGAAAAAAACGACGTCAGATATAGGTTCGTCGTCGATGTTACTGGCAGCAAACTCCAACCATCAAATTAA